In the Bacteroidota bacterium genome, one interval contains:
- a CDS encoding ribosome maturation factor RimP, giving the protein MSNEITALVENWVNEATNGTDIFLVEVRKGVKDGRIAIFIDADEGVTIDKCTLVNRYLNEKLEEMDPDHNYTTEVSSPGVDKALKLPRQYLQHKGRILEIKRKDGALFKGWLKEIGEKSIILEDRKINLLSNKKVKPDNEIDFDQIAESHVIVSFH; this is encoded by the coding sequence ATGAGCAACGAAATTACGGCTTTAGTAGAAAACTGGGTGAATGAAGCCACCAATGGCACTGATATTTTTTTGGTAGAGGTACGCAAAGGAGTGAAAGATGGACGAATAGCTATTTTTATCGATGCCGACGAAGGAGTAACGATTGACAAATGCACTTTAGTAAATCGATACCTCAACGAAAAACTTGAGGAAATGGACCCAGACCACAATTATACCACAGAGGTATCGAGTCCAGGAGTAGACAAAGCTTTGAAACTGCCGAGACAATATTTGCAACACAAAGGACGAATACTAGAAATAAAAAGAAAGGACGGGGCATTATTTAAAGGTTGGCTTAAAGAGATAGGAGAAAAAAGTATCATTTTAGAAGACCGTAAAATAAACCTTTTGAGTAATAAAAAAGTAAAACCAGATAACGAAATTGATTTTGACCAAATAGCCGAAAGCCACGTCATCGTTAGTTTCCATTAA
- the nusA gene encoding transcription termination factor NusA: MHSVGLVDSFAEFKDLKNIDRATMIRVLEDVFRQMIKKKFGTDENFDIIINDQSGDLEIYRTRTVVDDDDCYSTALEIELADAHKVDPDLNVGDDCIEEMNFLKEFGRRAVLTARQTLMSRIMELEKDELYKKYKDRAGELLSNGEVYQIWKNELMVLDEDGNELILPKREMIPADFYKKGDTVKAVIYKVEMVNGSPKIILSRTAPVFLERLFELEVPEILDGLITIKNIVREPGERAKVAVESYDDRIDPVGACVGMKGSRIHGIVRELRNENIDVINYTTNLPLYVSRALSPAKISDIKVDQTEKRIAVYLKPDQVSLAIGKGGHNIKLGGKLVGFEIDVYRETEEEQGIDVDLDEFADEIDSWIIDELKNIGLDSAKSVLAVSDEDLVRRTELEEETVVEVKKILQAEFED; encoded by the coding sequence ATGCACAGTGTAGGATTGGTCGACTCGTTCGCCGAGTTTAAAGACCTAAAAAACATTGACCGGGCCACAATGATTAGGGTTCTTGAAGACGTATTCAGGCAAATGATCAAGAAAAAGTTCGGTACTGATGAGAATTTTGACATCATTATCAATGACCAAAGTGGCGACTTAGAAATATATCGTACCCGCACGGTAGTTGATGATGACGACTGTTATTCAACCGCTTTAGAAATAGAGTTGGCTGATGCACACAAGGTAGACCCTGACCTTAATGTGGGCGACGACTGTATTGAGGAAATGAACTTTCTCAAGGAATTTGGTCGCAGGGCAGTGCTTACCGCCCGTCAAACCTTGATGAGCCGCATTATGGAGCTTGAAAAAGATGAGCTATATAAAAAATATAAAGACCGTGCAGGCGAGTTACTTAGTAACGGCGAGGTTTATCAGATATGGAAAAACGAGCTGATGGTACTTGACGAAGACGGCAATGAACTAATTCTGCCCAAACGTGAAATGATACCTGCCGATTTCTATAAAAAAGGTGATACCGTAAAAGCAGTTATATATAAAGTAGAAATGGTGAATGGTAGCCCCAAAATTATTTTGAGCCGCACCGCACCCGTATTCTTAGAGCGTTTATTTGAACTGGAAGTGCCAGAGATTTTAGATGGACTAATCACCATTAAAAATATAGTACGTGAGCCAGGTGAGCGTGCCAAAGTAGCAGTAGAAAGCTATGACGACCGTATCGACCCCGTAGGTGCATGTGTAGGTATGAAGGGAAGTAGAATACACGGTATAGTTCGCGAACTTCGCAACGAAAATATTGATGTAATTAACTATACTACTAACCTACCTTTATATGTATCGCGTGCTTTGAGCCCCGCAAAAATTTCCGACATAAAAGTTGACCAAACAGAGAAAAGAATTGCGGTATACTTGAAACCAGACCAAGTGAGTTTGGCTATTGGTAAAGGCGGTCATAATATTAAACTAGGTGGTAAATTGGTTGGGTTCGAAATAGATGTATATCGTGAAACTGAGGAAGAACAAGGTATAGATGTGGACTTGGACGAATTTGCAGATGAAATAGATAGCTGGATTATTGACGAGTTGAAAAACATCGGACTTGATTCTGCTAAATCTGTCCTTGCAGTTTCTGATGAAGATTTAGTAAGACGTACCGAATTGGAAGAAGAAACCGTAGTGGAAGTGAAGAAGATATTACAAGCTGAGTTTGAAGACTAA
- a CDS encoding shikimate kinase — protein sequence MTKPIIFLVGMPGCGKSTSAKSFAEAYGINHIDLDDYIEKASNKSIAEIFETEKETFFRQIEHDALGRICKEIDKPTIISCGGGTPCFMDNMELMKNNGITIYIRCDIQLLLKNLLEIPLKPRPLLDKLDTIIIQKKLENLIFKRKIYYEKARYTLDNVDNSADLLLQIYNIAKNDNIL from the coding sequence GTGACCAAACCCATAATTTTTCTAGTAGGGATGCCCGGTTGCGGCAAAAGCACTTCTGCAAAATCGTTTGCCGAAGCATACGGCATTAATCATATCGACCTCGATGATTATATAGAAAAAGCAAGTAATAAAAGCATTGCAGAAATTTTTGAAACCGAAAAAGAAACTTTTTTTAGGCAGATTGAGCATGACGCATTGGGCAGAATTTGCAAAGAAATAGACAAACCTACTATTATATCATGCGGGGGTGGTACGCCTTGTTTTATGGACAATATGGAGCTGATGAAAAATAATGGTATTACTATATATATAAGGTGTGATATACAATTATTGCTAAAAAACCTTTTGGAAATACCCTTGAAACCCCGTCCCCTGTTGGATAAATTGGACACTATAATAATTCAAAAAAAATTGGAAAATCTCATTTTTAAGCGAAAAATTTACTATGAAAAAGCCCGCTATACCCTTGATAATGTGGATAACTCAGCCGATTTGTTGCTACAAATATATAATATAGCAAAAAATGACAATATTTTATGA
- a CDS encoding HU family DNA-binding protein: MNKADLINNISSDAKVTKVQAQAALNSFLASTSTALKKGDKVILVGFGTFSVAQRSARKGRNPQTGKEIKIAAKKVVKFKAGAELSKKVK; encoded by the coding sequence ATGAACAAAGCTGATTTAATCAACAACATCTCTTCAGATGCCAAAGTAACCAAAGTTCAAGCTCAAGCAGCATTGAATTCTTTCTTAGCATCTACTTCAACCGCTTTGAAAAAAGGCGACAAAGTAATCCTTGTAGGATTTGGTACTTTCTCTGTAGCTCAACGCTCAGCTCGTAAAGGCCGTAACCCACAAACTGGCAAAGAAATAAAAATTGCTGCTAAAAAAGTAGTTAAATTTAAAGCCGGTGCTGAACTTTCTAAGAAAGTGAAGTAA